A part of Peromyscus maniculatus bairdii isolate BWxNUB_F1_BW_parent chromosome 10, HU_Pman_BW_mat_3.1, whole genome shotgun sequence genomic DNA contains:
- the Tmem271 gene encoding transmembrane protein 271, producing the protein MKWSVRGACAALSSSLLLACALSAAAVGLKCFSLGSELRGEPFRLGAAAGAFYSGLLLAAGLSLLGAALLCCGPREAPLAGSGAGPGSGLGVPASPTGAPEPSPGETRAAAGPLGRVNSQNLLLLGVLVFMLGVLSAFAGAVIDGDTVSLVERKYSHYCLPPRTPAAVPGPAPGPVAPGSSTPRARSTLDSATSAKCRQLKDYQRGLVLSTVFNSLECLLGLLSLLLVKNYKSSQARRGRRGRRRASRSLARPRGGPGLRAQPLASRTRRGRRGKRGRRLQPRPSEASILSPEESDFTTPGDCASFAAHHAVSYINVGVFHAFDEAGVEVCCGGHPSVELPGYAPSDPDLNASYPYCCRPPGEMARPWEPSRAC; encoded by the coding sequence ATGAAGTGGAGCGTCCGCGGGGCCTGCGCCGCGCTTTCCTCCAGCCTGCTGCTCGCCTGCGCGCTCAGCGCCGCCGCCGTCGGCCTCAAGTGCTTCTCGCTGGGCTCTGAGCTGCGCGGGGAGCCGTTCCGGCTAGGGGCGGCCGCCGGCGCCTTTTACTCCGGGTTGCTGTTGGCCGCCGGCCTCTCACTGCTCGGCGCCGCCCTGCTGTGCTGCGGGCCCCGGGAGGCGCCCCTCGCCGGGTCAGGGGCCGGGCCGGGCTCGGGACTTGGGGTCCCCGCATCTCCAACGGGCGCTCCGGAGCCCTCTCCTGGAGAGACGCGGGCGGCTGCCGGGCCCTTGGGGCGGGTGAATAGCCAGAACCTGCTGCTTCTAGGCGTCCTGGTCTTCATGCTCGGGGTCCTCAGCGCCTTTGCAGGAGCAGTGATCGACGGCGACACAGTGTCCCTGGTGGAACGCAAGTACTCCCACTATTGCCTGCCCCCGCGCACGCCGGCCGCTGTCCCTGGCCCGGCTCCCGGCCCTGTAGCCCCGGGCTCCAGCACGCCGCGCGCCCGCAGCACCCTGGACAGCGCCACGTCCGCCAAATGCCGCCAGCTGAAGGACTACCAGCGCGGCCTGGTGCTCTCCACTGTATTCAACTCGCTCGAGTGCCTGCTGGGCCTGCTCAGCCTTCTGCTGGTCAAGAACTACAAGTCGTCGCAGGCCAGGCGCGGCAGGCGCGGCCGACGGAGGGCAAGCCGGTCTTTGGCGCGGCCGCGGGGCGGACCCGGGCTCCGCGCTCAGCCTCTAGCCTCCCGGACCCGGCGTGGCCGCCGGGGCAAAAGggggcggcggctgcagccacgGCCCAGCGAGGCCTCCATCCTATCCCCGGAGGAGTCCGACTTCACCACCCCAGGAGACTGCGCGAGCTTCGCGGCGCACCACGCTGTGTCCTACATCAACGTGGGCGTCTTCCATGCGTTTGATGAGGCGGGCGTGGAGGTGTGCTGTGGCGGGCATCCGTCGGTAGAGCTGCCAGGGTACGCGCCCTCGGACCCCGACCTCAACGCCTCCTACCCCTATTGCTGTCGGCCGCCCGGAGAGATGGCGCGCCCTTGGGAGCCTAGCCGGGCCTGCTGA